One genomic segment of Salminus brasiliensis chromosome 6, fSalBra1.hap2, whole genome shotgun sequence includes these proteins:
- the tasor2 gene encoding uncharacterized protein tasor2 isoform X1 — MNRRSRGFESQRTAHTRRCLAFMENDATLAKEGLLEPVLPGSVTFDSSILAPLRNNYLYEESRECFTYNSAYLISNTTLQGRYSAFRTEKRENGYSKEELEESFGFLLFDDESRANTLADTGLMVGQGTCTTLGDSSKGVYISKYSDCLDLKRWYDGKTGFIVLLKLTKGRVKEVTENYTQNFTPPTTGFDCHVSEQLGAVCATTSSFLAFERTQYYLYELLDGGSKPEPCPRHVCPFAVVAFSYGKTTISLELKEKSQEKTSFHYQPWIGQLKIESVVYDVGLQSIHGAMFPANLPKTIKVDHVIGVSELRKTLPQEIFETSFLGEVSLDSRCFSLYDVVSFEERNDLSLLTQELKEKDLALVIGLDDGGFLIILHSSHFLSYEGVGTDKASALQGMFIFPDSRTVPRETKRGHLKPKVSQEVLRVLPALNYAESEMEKCPPNQQGEPLGTVEKHLQNFATLILPGLSSSPAREASMFPDQYDVPDGFPLVAPKWTEEAGGRLKTYLNNPCSFLIPVARAVELLVPEKQQRSDDDHDDDVYYYISSPEESPRTPATTTLERDVAEETDIRGSNNEEVKTTVKQQTEKQTDVSADVPPSALPEKGGTPGTVVVVSSDNPFDRTDPSPKSGDLPDGEQTFQNVSVNDECSGGTGEFAKETPIETTSVSLTEKGSNVSAVAAKASPYLEAEEKTDTCGSLPVVDKDVAKEAGLLTSISAPTTSEDQTEALAEDCKKVEPITKSDDPPQTKGNLKRLPRHRGRRKRKGVKRNLKKVDQTSEDQNQNSMLPSCPSVDATPDQSSNSEVVDSSPSDPLRKDWRTRPRRKKLWNADVSIKRVLRSDVKSSENEPSVEKSHPITEPSVTGSIVSSTPKRKMEGFSMRERYGLKTIITDCGFVFVPHGSDAATGDIKSTSDSNDGQDSSLVTTTSPTKEKPKDTPVTLSPIQPVKSDEHMPLTHIQNISVNTAAAAPPPEQITEKDTASQNNSDQSLGPDPKKGNASVYKAISISKLKTVLKRAKQMKSPGPKDPEKSASDNAEPDLKKGRPSTDVDLIKPDSGKLSPLKDAKNKTSNALQKSPKLTGSEEPSKTTQSKPTPVSWRDLKTSSSQEKLKPKENGCSNIDTSAPNEIVKQAGLQPISALTGNRVGGKSVSSEGKSRKEALATSPPLHSDALNLLADLALSANSDKILANPAKPRQETNVGVKTTNSPESVLHALLRGSSARLKLPPQSPFPEGLIVPGDLLLEISKEHSYSQPTSLLSGLSGACPQFPPPAGCVESLLSLNPKLQLKLPGHSSGTNYQEKGGKNGWRHPTSLDVPFPPPKARRQRFYHHRHVIEKEGLLQVARLWREKYDFRFDSRFTNDALEKSVTRALHGNWDFNIEDTFEQVHLIFHMWIGLFYSKPTSRFFHFDHNCPPLERKDPPNVTSNINPTQTTTNQPDVVSSSKEDRTSSSRPASDILDLSVKASGPFSYCTVTPENSKENPATSSDIKSKLEHATESKKPDNTTSSHQSPSLPTKLTTMEYRPTANLTEEILELDDDDSDVENDTTTGSSYTKLLENNSAYSHLCEQASNMHIDEWKSLKEQKNVLVCKEQNMPEALKRIQSPGKVASGTIPSFDPKAVAVFHQVVRPVRPVILSERKIILRSLGSKDKAGDGAPVSRPNDSVSKGEGEAALAGKNSTHVSASCGHDNGEKGDHAMPVAACDGQDGAKMEVKSALDGRDNAPVNVHKVDDGSSEKESSVPEIREDTPVLVGQNDTLVRNAMDDIAVDVNEKAKDEIEPKRVDELAQDGRNDDTDSTSATDIRDETPNPDAGADVSDKKSDVCDINDDEKDRVEPVSDANDGKIVDAQDVNENSENGAGVAINVQDVEDKTKEVLTEMRPKLDVRDNTSVDVHHAGEVESSTSVDEHHAGEVESSTSVDEHHAGEVESSTSLKEHHAGEVESSTSVDEHHAGEVESSTSLKEHHAGEVESSTSLKEHHAGEVESSTSLKEHHAGEVESMTVQEGIREHVTKERVLEHNEKDASEKIREGNEGEKNEKTEGEQLVCDHTNSELDSDVESPVSASEKDCTDSIDMEISDGNASEDESQFKVTQVDLPSSEALAEQTGSYTVSLHEGETRTERSVVSNDEEHTSDCVHPEIADDSSADHVSSTACQFIKSEEGQSSPAPGDTSFPTENNSEGTVLNRSPAVQNETPEINQTESKSVCSDGSPSTTVISPEPDEIKKSGHLDSTKAAHDLAISNVSVALTQEDYSSKELESKQKGTGPRRLTPTVCKMSADKISEIQHNFDSCDMSPPALQIDTESELNSRSCTPTQDELPYNPEACEDKRIQGAPNVQDNHNIERPLHSVNRSPSFTSLEPDRDVCPPSSSGSGTHIPSSPDHRAQSFPEGTCWPVRKRDTEAKVTDKSQFVEEYEPKKTFHDFEHEAISPPRDIFSKDGQPQKDQFGHWSEQYEEQPSELLSSWTHGTSYRIDEPYNLREPYACDEAPKGPLTHFRNSTSIHREVTQMPREATGSDSDIPGWVQHFHYAASTSTLDESNKRVFPFRHQEDFVFSESNDDSDSIHYRRKKPRTTFCREKWDKVDFDRATKYSIRKTFSCGVDRIETLRTVTCNPYHKKESKQSFDWHRYFRREEIFDTREENHRFVRDPPSSIVTVLDKKGNRVIFENASSSKRSVGTHGGNLTAEDSFHDWEDQRSKSDSTQSLMELEYLIFSENMNRMLKNSKAASRAKSQHRPNLNPAETPMTVQFSRLDEQESSNRFDDTWPSLTKFKINVDMSERKGMRETGNYGKPLHLQSLFCERGNEASCSKISDISKECLQSYNTLMNDVCTGKSLPRQSDKIKRKWDTESAPSGKQSAFCGRIKKAMFDNLHDNLNSIVRQACKIKYKFYILVTSADPFFEETKDLLEAEGHTAVEPYQFDLDDNDQTPLLIILRNEDIAEHICEVPHLLELKKSSRVLFAGIDQPDDVVNLTHQELFAKGGFVVFDDTALDTLSLEHMKKVVGIMEELDKKGKWKWFLHYRDRRRLRENARCSPEAQMRKNFMDCCQEAGIVEVLPYHECDVISRDRPDYLRCLVRLQIQNASARFPVFITDTQAESFGKNGILTMNIYTFSRILSNDTCSVS; from the exons GTGTATATATCTCAAAGTACTCTGACTGCCTTGACCTGAAACGCTGGTATGATGGGAAGACTGGCTTTATTGTCCTTTTGAAGTTGACAAAG GGTCGCGTCAAAGAGGTGACGGAAAACTACACCCAGAACTTCACACCTCCAACGACTGGCTTTGACTGTCATGTTTCAGAGCAGCTTGGAGCAGTGTGTGCCACCACCAGCTCTTTTCTGGCTTTTGAGCGGACTCAG TATTATTTGTATGAGCTGCTGGATGGAGGTAGTAAGCCTGAGCCATGCCCGAGGCACGTGTGTCCATTCGCTGTAGTGGCCTTTTCTTATGGCAAGACCACCATCTCATTGGAGTTGAAGGAGAAAAG CCAAGAAAAAACAT CATTTCATTACCAGCCCTGGATTGGCCAACTCAAGATTGAGTCTGTTGTATACGATGTCGGGTTGCAGTCCATCCATGGAGCCATGTTCCCAGCAAATCT TCCAAAGACAATCAAAGTTGACCATGTCATTGGAGTCTCTGAGCTGAGAAAGACATTGCCCCAAGAAATTTTTGAAACTTCTTTCCTTGGTGAAG TCTCTCTCGACAGCAGATGTTTTAGCTTGTATGATGTAGTCTCCTTTGAAGAAAGAAATGATCTGTCTCTTTTAACTCAGGAGTTGAAAGAGAAAGATTTG GCCCTTGTTATAGGTTTAGATGATGGTGGTTTCCTTATAATATTGCATTCGTCACATTTCCTGTCCTATGAAG gtGTAGGGACTGATAAAGCCTCTGCTCTTCAAGGAATGTTCATTTTCCCAGACTCCAGAACTGTACCAAGAG AAACCAAAAGAGGACACCTCAAGCCTAAGGTTTCACAGGAGGTTCTTCGGGTTCTCCCAGCACTGAATTATGCTGAATCAGAAATGGAGAAGTGTCCTCCAAATCAGCAGGGGGAGCCCCTTGGCACAGTGGAGAAGCACCTGCAGAACTTTGCCACTCTTATTTTACCTGGCCTATCAAGCAGTCCTGCTAGAGAAGCCAGTATGTTTCCTGACCAGTATGATGTGCCTGATGGTTTCCCATTGGTTGCCCCAAAATGGACAGAGGAGGCTGGGGGACGCTTAAAGACTTACTTGAACAATCCATGCAGCTTTCTAATTCCAGTAGCAAGAGCAGTGGAGCTCCTTGTTCCTGAAAAACAGCAGCGTAGtgatgatgatcatgatgatgatgtctATTACTATATATCTTCACCTGAGGAGAGCCCTCGAACACCTGCTACCACAACTTTGGAAAGGGATGTGGCAGAGGAAACAGATATAAGAGGCAGTAATAATGAAGAAGTGAAAACCACTGTCAAACAGCAAACTGAAAAGCAGACGGATGTGTCTGCTGATGTGCCCCCTTCTGCTTTACCAGAAAAAGGTGGCACACCTggtacagtggtggtggtttctTCTGACAACCCTTTTGACAGGACAGATCCCTCACCCAAGTCAGGTGACTTGCCTGACGGTGAACAGACATTTCAAAATGTCAGCGTTAATGATGAATGCAGTGGAGGTACTGGGGAGTTTGCTAAAGAAACTCCCATTGAAACCACCAGTGTATCATTAACAGAAAAGGGAAGCAATGTCTCAGCGGTGGCAGCTAAGGCTAGTCCGTATCTTGAGGCAGAGGAGAAGACTGATACTTGTGGGAGTCTGCCTGTTGTGGATAAGGACGTTGCAAAAGAAGCAGGTCTTCTAACATCTATTTCAGCTCCTACTACATCAGAAGACCAGACTGAAGCATTAGCTGAAGATTGTAAAAAAGTAGAACCAATAACAAAGAGTGATGATCCTCCGCAGACAAAGGGTAATTTGAAACGCTTGCCAAGACACCGTGGCAGGAGGAAAAGGAAGGGTGTGAAACGAAATCTTAAGAAAGTTGATCAAACATCAGAAGACCAGAATCAAAACAGTATGTTACCCTCTTGCCCATCTGTAGACGCTACGCCTGACCAGAGCAGTAATAGTGAGGTGGTAGATTCCTCACCTAGTGATCCGCTGAGAAAAGACTGGCGCACTCGTCCAAGGCGCAAGAAGCTCTGGAATGCTGATGTCAGTATAAAGCGGGTATTGAGGTCAGATGTTAAGAGCAGTGAAAATGAGCCCTCAGTGGAGAAAAGTCACCCCATTACAGAACCTAGTGTTACAGGGAGCATAGTCTCCAGCACACCAAAAAGAAAGATGGAGGGCTTTAGTATGAGAGAACGTTATGGACTGAAGACTATAATTACAGAttgtggctttgtctttgtTCCCCATGGATCTGACGCTGCAACAGGAGACATAAAGTCAACAAGTGACTCAAACGACGGTCAAGACTCGTCCTTGGTAACTACTACCAGTCCTACAAAAGAGAAACCAAAAGATACACCAGTAACACTTTCTCCGATACAACCGGTAAAGAGTGATGAACACATGCCcctaacacacatacaaaacatttctgtgaatacagcagcagcagcaccgcCCCCCGAACAAATTACTGAGAAAGACACCGCATCCCAGAATAATTCTGACCAGTCATTGGGTCCTGACCCCAAAAAAGGAAATGCGAGTGTGTACAAGGCCATTTCCATCAGCAAACTAAAGACTGTGCTCAAAAGAGCAAAACAGATGAAGTCTCCTGGCCCAAAAGATCCTGAAAAATCAGCGTCAGATAATGCAGAGCCTGATCTGAAAAAAGGCAGACCGAGCACAGATGTGGACTTGATCAAGCCTGACAGTGGCAAATTGAGTCCTTTGAAAgatgcaaaaaataaaaccaGTAATGCGTTACAGAAAAGTCCTAAACTGACTGGCAGCGAAGAGCCAAGCAAAACTACACAGTCAAAACCAACCCCTGTATCATGGAGAGACCTCAAGACCTCATCGTCCCAAGAGAAGCTGAAGCCAAAAGAAAATG GATGCAGCAATATTGACACTTCTGCTCCAAATGAAATAGTTAAACAAGCTGGCCTACAGCCCATATCTGCACTAACTGGGAATAGGGTAGGAGGAAAAAGTGTTAGCTCTGAGGGTAAAAGCAGAAAAGAGGCTCTGGCCACCAGTCCACCTTTGCATTCAGATGCTCTTAATCTTCTGGCTGACTTGGCCCTTAGTGCCAATAGTGACAAAATACTGGCTAACCCAGCAAAACCCAGACAGGAGACCAATGTTGGAGTCAAGACGACTAACTCGCCGGAGTCAGTTCTTCACGCTTTGTTGCGAGGCTCCtctgccagattaaaattacCCCCCCAGTCCCCTTTCCCAGAGGGTCTTATAGTGCCTGGGGATTTGCTGTTGGAAATATCAAAAGAGCATTCTTACTCACAGCCCACCTCTCTGCTATCAGGTTTGTCAGGAGCATGCCCCCAGTTTCCCCCTCCAGCCGGATGTGTTGAGTCTCTTCTGTCCTTGAATCCTAAACTTCAGCTGAAGTTACCTGGTCACAGTAGTGGCACAAACTATCAAGAGAAAGGAGGCAAAAATGGATGGAGACACCCAACGTCCTTAGACGTGCCATTCCCACCCCCCAAAGCACGAAGGCAGAGGTTTTACCACCACCGGCACGTTATTGAGAAAGAGGGCTTGCTTCAAGTGGCAAGACTTTGGAGAGAAAAGTATGACTTCAGATTTGACAGCAGGTTCACGAATGACGCTCTAGAGAAAAGTGTGACAAGAGCGCTACATGG CAATTGGGATTTCAACATTGAAGACACCTTTGAGCAAGTCCATCTCATCTTCCATATGTGGATAGGTCTGTTCTACAGCAAACCCACATCTAGGTTCTTTCACTTTGACCACAACTGTCCACCTCTAGAAAGAAAGGACCCTCCAAATGTGACCAGCAATATCAACCCTACTCAGACTACAACGAATCAGCCTGATGTTGTCTCCAGTTCAAAAGAGGACAGGACTAGTTCATCGCGTCCTgcatcagacattctggacctTTCAGTCAAAGCATCCGGACCTTtcagttactgcactgttacaccAGAAAACAGTAAGGAGAACCCTGCAACCAGTTCTGACATAAAGTCAAAACTGGAACACGCAACAGAAAGTAAAAAGCCAGATAACACGACCAGTTCACACCAGTCTCCCAGCCTTCCAACAAAGTTAACGACTATG GAGTACAGACCCACTGCGAATCTTACCGAGGAAATCTTGGAGCTTGACGATGATGACAGTGACGTAGAGAATGACACTACCACTGGAAGCTCTTACACAAAACTTTTGGAGAACAACAGTGCATACAGCCACTTGTGTGAACAGGCATCAAATATGCACATAGATGAATGGAAATCCTTGAAAGAGCAGAAGAATGTACTTGTCTGCAAGGAGCAGAATATGCCAGAGGCCCTGAAAAGGATCCAGAGTCCTGGGAAAGTGGCCTCTGGCACCATCCCCAGCTTTGATCCGAAAGCTGTTGCTGTATTCCACCAGGTAGTTAGGCCTGTTAGGCCTGTAATTCTCTCTGAGAGAAAAATCATACTCCGTTCACTAGGTTCTAAGGACAAAGCTGGAGATGGGGCGCCTGTATCAAGGCCCAATGACAGTGTGTCAAAAGGTGAAGGTGAAGCAGCACTCGCTGGGAAAAATAGCACACATGTGAGTGCATCATGCGGTCATGATAATGGTGAAAAAGGGGATCATGCCATGCCTGTGGCTGCGTGTGATGGCCAGGATGGTGCAAAAATGGAAGTGAAATCTGCACTTGATGGCAGAGATAACGCACCTGTGAACGTTCACAAAGTGGATGACGGTTCAAGTGAAAAAGAAAGCTCTGTGCCTGAAATCAGAGAGGACACGCCTGTGCTTGTTGGCCAAAATGATACTCTTGTGCGTAATGCCATGGATGACATAGCTGTGGATGTGAATGAAAAGGCAAAGGATGAAATCGAGCCTAAGAGAGTTGACGAACTTGCACAGGACGGGAGGAATGATGATACTGACAGTACAAGTGCAACTGACATCCGTGATGAGACACCTAATCCTGATGCTGGGGCTGATGTTTCTGACAAGAAAAGTGATGTATGTGATATTAATGATGATGAAAAGGATAGAGTTGAACCTGTAAGTGATGCTAATGATGGTAAAATTGTAGATGCACAAGATGTGAACGAAAATTCTGAGAATGGAGCTGGTGTGGCTATAAATGTGCAGGATGtggaagacaaaacaaaagaagTCCTCACAGAAATGAGGCCTAAGCTTGATGTCAGAGATAACACTTCTGTGGATGTGCACCACGCCGGTGAGGTGGAAAGCAGCACCTCTGTGGATGAGCACCACGCCGGTGAGGTGGAAAGCAGCACCTCTGTGGATGAGCACCACGCTGGTGAGGTGGAAAGCAGCACTTCACTGAAAGAGCACCATGCTGGTGAGGTGGAAAGCAGCACCTCTGTGGATGAGCACCACGCTGGTGAGGTGGAAAGCAGCACTTCACTGAAAGAGCACCATGCTGGTGAGGTGGAAAGCAGCACTTCACTGAAAGAGCACCATGCTGGTGAGGTGGAAAGCAGCACTTCACTGAAAGAGCACCATGCTGGTGAGGTGGAAAGCATGACAGTTCAGGAAGGGATTCGAGAACATGTCACCAAGGAGCGTGTGTTGGAGCACAATGAGAAAGATGCATCTGAAAAGATCAGAGAAGGTAATGAAggagagaaaaatgagaaaaccGAGGGAGAACAGCTTGTTTGTGATCATACCAACAGTGAACTAGACTCAGATGTTGAGTCTCCTGTCTCTGCTTCGGAAAAAGATTGCACAGATAGTATTGATATGGAAATCTCTGATGGAAATGCTTCAGAAGATGAGAGTCAATTTAAGGTGACTCAGGTGGACCTCCCTAGTAGTGAGGCACTGGCAGAACAGACTGGTTCTTACACTGTAAGCCTTCATGAGGGTGAAACAAGAACTGAGAGATCAGTGGTAAGCAACGATGAAGAGCACACTAGTGATTGTGTTCATCCAGAGATAGCAGATGATTCATCTGCAGATCATGTGAGCTCAACTGCATGTCAGTTCATCAAGTCAGAGGAAGGCCAGAGTTCACCTGCTCCTGGTGACACTTCCTTTCCAACAGAGAATAACAGTGAAGGCACAGTGCTGAATCGCTCTCCTGCGGTTCAGAATGAGACTCCCGAGATCAATCAGACTGAATCTAAAAGTGTGTGCAGTGATGGTTCCCCTAGCACTACAGTCATTAGCCCAGAACCAGATGAGATAAAGAAGTCTGGTCATTTGGACTCAACCAAAGCAGCTCATGATTTGGCCATTTCAAATGTAAGTGTTGCACTAACACAGGAGGATTATTCAAGCAAAGAGCTTGAATCCAAGCAGAAAGGCACTGGCCCGAGACGCCTGACTCCCACAGTTTGCAAAATGTCTGCTGACAAAATCTCAGAGATACAGCACAATTTTGACAGTTGTGACATGTCACCACCTGCTCTGCAAATAGATACAGAGAGTGAGCTTAACAGCAGAAGCTGCACCCCTACTCAGGATGAACTGCCTTACAATCCTGAGGCTTGTGAGGATAAAAGGATTCAGGGGGCTCCGAATGTGCAAGACAATCACAATATTGAAAGGCCGCTCCACTCTGTAAACAGGAGCCCTTCGTTTACAAGTTTGGAACCTGACAGGGATGTGTGTCCACCTTCCAGTTCAGGTTCAGGAACACACATTCCCAGCTCCCCAGACCACAGAGCACAATCCTTCCCTGAGGGTACTTGTTGGCCTGTTAGGAAGCGTGACACTGAAGCGAAGGTGACTGATAAAAGTCAATTTGTCGAGGAGTATGAGCCCAAAAAGACTTTTCATGATTTCGAACATGAAGCCATTTCTCCACCAAGAGATATTTTTTCCAAAGATGGTCAGCCTCAAAAGGACCAATTTGGCCATTGGTCTGAGCAATACGAAGAGCAGCCATCAGAGCTGCTTTCATCGTGGACGCATGGAACTAGCTATAGAATAGATGAACCATATAATCTCAGGGAACCCTATGCATGTGATGAGGCTCCGAAGGGTCCTCTTACACATTTCAGAAACAGTACTTCTATTCACAGAGAAGTTACACAAATGCCAAGAGAGGCGACAGGGAGTGATTCAGACATTCCTGGCTGGGTCCAGCACTTTCATTATGCAGCTTCCACATCCACTCTAGATGAGTCAAATAAAAGAGTTTTCCCATTCAGACATCAAGAGGATTTCGTTTTTTCTGAATCTAACGATGACTCTGACAGTATTCATTACAGAAGAAAGAAACCCAGGACAACCTTCTGTAGAGAGAAGTGGGACAAAGTAGACTTTGACAGAGCTACAAAATACAGCATAAGGAAGACCTTTTCCTGTGGTGTAGATCGAATTGAAACGTTAAGGACAGTCACCTGTAACCCGTACcataaaaaagaaagcaaacagTCCTTTGACTGGCACAGATATTTCAGGAGAGAGGAAATATTTGATACACGAGAGGAGAACCATCGATTTGTCCGTGATCCACCATCTTCTATTGTCACTGTGCTCGACAAGAAAGGTAATAGAGTCATATTTGAAAATGCCTCCTCTTCAAAGCGATCAGTAGGCACGCATGGAGGGAACCTGACTGCTGAAGACTCTTTCCATGACTGGGAAGATCAGCGATCAAAATCTGACAGCACCCAGTCTTTAATGGAACTGGAGTATCTCATCTTCTCCGAGAACATGAATCGGATGCTGAAAAACTCCAAGGCTGCCTCCAGAGCCAAGTCACAACACCGGCCCAATCTCAACCCAGCTGAAACTCCCATGACCGTTCAGTTCTCAAGACTCGACGAGCAGGAAAGTTCTAATCGATTTGATGACACGTGGCCAAGTCTTACCAAGTTTAAGATAAACGTGGACATGTCTGAAAGGAAAGGCATGAGAGAGACTGGGAATTATGGTAAACCCTTGCATCTACAAAGCCTTTTCTGTGAAAGAGGCAACGAGGCATCTTGCTCCAAGATATCAGACATATCCAAAGAATGTCTGCAATCATACAACACCTTGATGAATGACGTCTGTACTGGGAAGAGCCTTCCTCGTCAGAGtgacaagataaaaagaaaatgggATACTGAGAGTGCCCCAAGTGGGAAACAGTCAGCGTTTTGCGGTCGCATCAAAAAGGCCATGTTTGATAATCTACATGACAACTTGAACTCGATTGTGAGGCAAGCATGCAAGATTAAGTACAAGTTCTACATCCTGGTTACATCAGCAGATCCCTTTTTTGAGGAAACCAAG GACTTGTTGGAGGCAGAGGGACACACGGCAGTTGAGCCTTATCAGTTTGATCTTGATGACAATGACCAAACTCCTCTTCTCATTATACTGAGAAATGAGGACATTGCAGAGCACATATGTGAA GTCCCACATTTGCTTGAGTTGAAGAAGTCATCCAGAGTCCTGTTTGCGGGCATCGACCAGCCGGATGATGTTGTGAACCTCACACATCAGGAACTTTTTGCAAAGGGAGGCTTTGTTGTATTCGATGATACTGCTCTGGACACCCTGAGTTTAG AACACATGAAAAAGGTTGTGGGCATTATGGAGGAACTAGATAAAAAAGGGAAGTGGAAATGGTTTCTGCACTACAGGGACCGTCGCAGGCTTCGGGAAAATGCAAG GTGCAGTCCTGAGGCACAGATGAGGAAGAATTTCATGGACTGCTGCCAGGAAGCCGGGATTGTGGAGGTCCTACCCTATCACGAGTGTGATGTCATTTCACGAGACAGACCAGACTACCTTCGCTGTCTAGTTCGTCTCCAGATCCAGAACGCTTCTGCCCGGTTCCCTGTGTTCATTACAG ATACACAGGCTGAGTCCTTTGGGAAAAATGGAATTTTAACcatgaatatttacacattctcAAGGATTCTTTCAAATGACACATGTTCCGTTTCATAA